A genome region from Meriones unguiculatus strain TT.TT164.6M chromosome 13 unlocalized genomic scaffold, Bangor_MerUng_6.1 Chr13, whole genome shotgun sequence includes the following:
- the LOC132650496 gene encoding zinc finger protein 431-like has product MENSVTFNDVHVQFSQEECALLEPSQKQLYKDVMLETCENLTAIGYNWDDHNIEEHFQSSTSNKRHESSHTGEKPFKCTLCGKTFPYITVLIWHKRTHTGEKPYKCNQCGKAFAKSSQLIRHKRTHTGEKHYECNECGKAFAQNSTLLSHKRTHTGEKPYECNECGKAFAQNSTLLSHKRTHTGEKPYECNQCGKAFAQNSHLISHKRTHTGEKPYKCNQCGKAFAKSSQLIRHKRTHTGEKPYECNECGKAFAENSTLLSHKRTHTGEKPYECNECGKAFAENSTLLSHKRTHTGEKPYECNQCGKAFAQNSALISHKRTHTGEKPYECNECGKAFAKNSHLMSHKRTHTGEKPYECNECGKAFAQNSTLLSHKRTHTGEKPYECNQCGKAFAQNSSLISHKRTHTGEKPYECNECGKAFAKNSHLMSHKRTHTGEKPYECNECGKAFAQNSTLLSHKRTHSGEKPYECNQCSKAFAQNSHLLSHKRTHTGK; this is encoded by the exons aattccgtGACCTTCAATGACGTGCATGTgcaattcagccaagaagagtgcgccttgctggaaccttcccagaagcaactctacaaagatgtgatgctagagacctgtgaaaacctcactgctatag gctacaattgggatgaccataatattgaagaacattttcaaagttctacaagtaataaaag gcatgaaagcagtcatactggagagaaaccctttaaatgcactctatgtgggaaaaccttcccctatatcactgttcttatatggcataaaagaacacacactggagagaagccttacaaatgtaatcaatgtggtaaagcctttgcaaaaagcagtcagctcatacggcataaaagaacacatactggagagaaacattatgaatgtaatgagtgtggcaaagcctttgcacaaaacagtactctcttaagccataaaagaacacacactggagagaaaccttatgaatgtaatgagtgtggcaaagcctttgcacaaaacagtactctcttaagccataaaagaacacacactggagagaaaccttatgaatgtaaccaatgtggtaaagcctttgcacaaaacagtcatctcataagccataaaagaacacacactggagagaagccttacaaatgtaatcaatgtggtaaagcctttgcaaaaagcagtcagctcatacggcataaaagaacacatactggagagaaaccttatgaatgtaatgagtgtggcaaagcctttgcagaaaacagtactctcttaagccataaaagaacacacactggagagaaaccttatgaatgtaatgagtgtggcaaagcctttgcagaaaacagtactctcttaagccataaaagaacacacactggagagaaaccttatgaatgtaaccaatgtggtaaagcctttgcacaaaacagtgctctcataagccataaaagaacacacactggagagaaaccttatgaatgtaatgagtgtggtaaagcctttgcaaaaaacagtcatctcatgagccataaaagaacacacactggagagaaaccttatgaatgtaatgagtgtggcaaagcctttgcacaaaacagtactctcttaagccataaaagaacacacactggagagaaaccttatgaatgtaaccagtgtggtaaagcctttgcacaaaacagttctctcataagccataaaagaacacacactggagagaaaccttatgaatgtaatgagtgtggtaaagcctttgcaaaaaacagtcatctcatgagccataaaagaacacacactggagagaaaccttatgaatgtaatgagtgtggcaaagcctttgcacaaaacagtactctcttaagccataaaagaacacacagtggagagaaaccttatgaatgtaaccagtgtagtaaagcctttgcacaaaacagtcatctcttaagccataaaagaacac